One Proteinivorax tanatarense DNA segment encodes these proteins:
- a CDS encoding ABC transporter ATP-binding protein, with protein sequence MKVTLKNIGKKYESQEDFTLKNVNLEIDEKEFCVILGPSGCGKTTLLRMIAGLNSVTEGDLLFNEKRVNAVAPKDRDIAMVFQSYALYPHMTVFENMAFSLKLKKERKKIIEERVIEAAELLKIKKELYAKPAEISGGQRQRVALGRAMVKKPKVFLMDEPLSNLDAKLREHMRVELVKLHKTLGTTSIYVTHDQTEAMTMADKIILMNDGKIQQVGKPEEFYNKPKNIFVAQFIGSPTMNILEGSIKDGKFVGQDGIIQITPNDNDKRNLASYEGKDVSVGIRSERFESGGHIGDNFECTVEVVEMLGKEKILYSKLDDGTNLVISTPGHYHYEDGERHSFGFDINALHFFDTKTGQRIN encoded by the coding sequence ATGAAAGTTACCTTGAAGAATATAGGGAAAAAATATGAAAGCCAAGAGGACTTTACTCTAAAAAATGTAAACTTAGAAATAGATGAGAAAGAGTTTTGTGTAATATTAGGACCGTCAGGTTGTGGGAAAACTACATTGTTACGTATGATTGCAGGGTTAAACTCTGTTACAGAAGGAGATTTGCTATTTAATGAAAAGAGAGTTAATGCTGTAGCTCCTAAAGACAGAGATATTGCGATGGTATTTCAATCATATGCACTGTATCCTCATATGACAGTATTTGAAAACATGGCTTTTTCGCTAAAGTTAAAAAAAGAAAGAAAGAAAATAATCGAGGAAAGGGTTATTGAGGCGGCGGAGTTGTTGAAAATAAAAAAAGAACTTTATGCTAAACCAGCAGAAATTTCTGGCGGACAGCGTCAAAGAGTTGCCTTAGGGCGTGCAATGGTTAAAAAACCAAAGGTTTTTCTGATGGACGAACCTCTATCAAACCTTGATGCCAAACTTAGGGAACATATGCGTGTTGAGTTGGTTAAACTTCACAAAACATTAGGCACAACATCTATCTATGTAACCCATGATCAAACTGAAGCAATGACAATGGCTGACAAAATCATTCTAATGAATGACGGAAAAATACAGCAGGTTGGAAAACCAGAAGAATTTTATAATAAACCAAAAAATATTTTTGTTGCGCAATTTATAGGCTCTCCTACCATGAATATTTTAGAAGGCTCTATAAAAGATGGTAAATTTGTTGGACAAGACGGAATTATTCAAATCACACCTAACGATAACGACAAGAGAAATTTAGCTTCATATGAAGGAAAAGATGTGTCTGTAGGAATTCGCTCAGAGAGGTTTGAAAGTGGAGGGCATATTGGAGATAATTTTGAGTGTACCGTAGAAGTAGTTGAGATGCTAGGTAAAGAAAAAATATTATATTCTAAGTTAGATGACGGGACTAACCTTGTAATTTCTACGCCGGGACATTATCATTATGAAGATGGAGAAAGACATTCGTTTGGTTTTGATATAAATGCTCTTCACTTTTTCGACACTAAAACTGGGCAAAGAATCAACTAG
- the malQ gene encoding 4-alpha-glucanotransferase → MRERTSGILMHISSLPSKYGIGDFGVESYDFVDFLVKAGQKNWQILPLGVTGYGDSPYQCFSAFAGNPYFIDIDELIDKGYISKEEVENYNLGSEAYKVDYGLLYENKMKILRAAYAKGKNELDKELKDFYCQHESWLKEFSLYMAIKAKNKNESWQRWPLAYKDSKSAAVYKFEAENQDEIYFWVFTQYFFLKQWKKLKDYANKNGVSIIGDLPIYVAEDSADVWGNPEIFNLDENLHPKTVAGCPPDAFSETGQLWGNPIYDWAEMERQGYKWWISRIKHSFELFDCLRIDHFRGFDSYWEVKYGAKTAIDGKWTKGPGIKLFSAIKKELGELNIIAEDLGYITKDVQLLIKQTGFPGMKVLQFAFDTREESDYLPHNYNNNCVVYTGTHDNHTAMGWFDNVPKNDFYYAVNYLKLNYDEGLNWGFIRGAWSSVAWLAVAPLQDFLGLDDKARFNVPSTIGGNWVWRVNKKDLTDSLAKKICDLTKIYGR, encoded by the coding sequence ATGAGAGAGCGTACTAGCGGAATTTTAATGCATATCTCGTCTTTGCCTAGTAAATATGGCATAGGAGACTTTGGAGTAGAATCTTATGATTTCGTTGATTTTTTAGTAAAAGCTGGACAGAAAAATTGGCAAATACTTCCCTTAGGAGTTACAGGTTACGGGGACTCCCCTTACCAGTGTTTTTCAGCTTTTGCTGGAAACCCATACTTTATTGATATTGATGAACTTATAGATAAAGGTTATATTAGCAAAGAAGAGGTGGAGAACTATAACCTGGGAAGTGAAGCTTACAAAGTTGATTATGGCTTGCTATATGAAAACAAAATGAAAATTTTACGCGCGGCTTATGCTAAAGGCAAGAATGAGTTAGACAAAGAATTAAAAGACTTTTATTGTCAGCATGAGAGTTGGCTTAAAGAATTTTCTCTTTACATGGCTATTAAAGCAAAAAATAAAAATGAATCATGGCAGCGCTGGCCATTAGCTTACAAAGATTCCAAATCTGCAGCGGTTTATAAGTTTGAAGCTGAGAACCAAGATGAAATCTATTTTTGGGTCTTTACTCAATATTTTTTCTTAAAACAATGGAAAAAATTAAAGGATTATGCTAATAAAAATGGAGTTAGTATTATCGGAGATTTGCCTATTTATGTAGCTGAGGACAGTGCAGATGTTTGGGGAAATCCAGAAATTTTTAATTTAGATGAAAATCTTCATCCAAAAACAGTTGCTGGGTGTCCACCGGATGCTTTTTCTGAAACAGGGCAATTATGGGGGAATCCAATTTATGATTGGGCTGAAATGGAGAGGCAAGGATATAAGTGGTGGATTAGTCGTATTAAACATAGTTTTGAATTATTTGATTGTTTAAGAATCGACCATTTCAGAGGGTTTGATTCATACTGGGAGGTAAAGTATGGTGCGAAAACAGCTATAGACGGGAAGTGGACTAAAGGACCTGGCATCAAACTTTTTAGTGCTATTAAAAAAGAATTGGGAGAATTAAATATAATAGCTGAAGATTTAGGCTATATAACCAAAGATGTACAGCTGTTAATAAAACAAACTGGCTTTCCCGGAATGAAAGTTTTACAATTTGCTTTTGATACTAGAGAGGAAAGTGATTATCTGCCTCACAATTATAATAACAACTGTGTAGTTTACACAGGAACCCATGACAACCATACAGCTATGGGATGGTTCGATAATGTGCCCAAAAATGACTTTTATTATGCAGTAAATTATTTAAAATTAAATTATGATGAAGGACTTAACTGGGGTTTTATACGGGGAGCTTGGAGTTCAGTAGCTTGGCTAGCTGTCGCCCCTTTGCAAGACTTCTTGGGCTTAGATGACAAAGCACGATTTAATGTACCATCCACTATTGGAGGAAATTGGGTTTGGCGAGTGAACAAAAAAGATCTTACAGATAGTCTTGCTAAAAAAATATGTGATTTAACAAAAATTTATGGGAGGTAA
- a CDS encoding LacI family DNA-binding transcriptional regulator, which yields MNKKVVTINDVAQKAGVSPSTVSRVISNNPKISPPTREKVLKYMDEMGYHPNAIARSLASKKAGAIGVIMPTTSQDIFLNPFFPEALRGIVKGASNTGYDLLLSTNSEIDEELEVIKHFILGSKVDGIILMSSKVNDKCIQYLTSLDFPFSLIGSPDGFAGQINHVDNDNYMAAYEVTTYLSMKGKKKIAMIVGDEKLIVTKKRVEGYKRALLESNIEFDESLLYTGSFDEQTGYEYGSIIAEMEEKPDAVIVADDLVAYGAVKVFESLDVNIPEDIAVASFNNSILSRYANTPITSVDINAAKLGEESMKLVVQAMEKEVRGKKIITPYTIHKRQSTEG from the coding sequence TTGAATAAAAAGGTTGTTACCATAAATGATGTAGCACAAAAAGCGGGAGTATCACCGTCTACTGTTTCAAGGGTTATATCTAATAACCCCAAAATAAGCCCGCCTACCAGGGAAAAGGTATTAAAGTATATGGATGAGATGGGGTACCATCCCAATGCTATTGCCCGTTCATTGGCTAGTAAAAAAGCTGGTGCAATAGGGGTAATAATGCCAACAACATCTCAGGATATATTTCTTAATCCCTTTTTTCCTGAAGCTTTAAGGGGCATTGTAAAAGGGGCTTCTAACACTGGATATGATTTACTTCTTTCTACAAATTCCGAGATAGACGAAGAGTTAGAAGTAATTAAACATTTTATACTAGGTTCTAAAGTAGATGGAATAATTTTAATGTCTAGCAAAGTAAATGACAAATGTATCCAATACCTAACCTCCCTTGATTTTCCCTTTTCTTTAATTGGATCTCCTGATGGGTTCGCAGGCCAGATAAACCATGTAGACAATGATAATTACATGGCTGCTTATGAAGTAACAACCTATCTGAGCATGAAGGGTAAAAAGAAAATTGCTATGATAGTGGGTGACGAAAAATTGATTGTCACTAAAAAGCGTGTGGAAGGTTATAAAAGAGCTCTTTTAGAAAGCAATATAGAATTTGATGAAAGCCTACTATATACAGGTAGCTTCGATGAACAAACGGGTTACGAGTATGGTAGTATTATAGCTGAGATGGAAGAAAAACCAGATGCAGTAATTGTGGCTGATGATTTAGTTGCCTACGGAGCTGTTAAGGTTTTTGAGAGTCTGGATGTTAATATACCTGAAGATATTGCAGTAGCAAGCTTTAACAACAGTATTTTATCAAGATATGCAAATACTCCCATTACTTCAGTTGATATAAATGCAGCTAAGTTGGGTGAGGAATCGATGAAATTGGTAGTACAAGCTATGGAAAAAGAGGTGCGAGGTAAAAAAATTATAACACCTTACACCATACACAAAAGACAGTCAACAGAAGGCTAA
- a CDS encoding carbohydrate ABC transporter permease has protein sequence MANHKEFLYDDIGNEYKRKNLYLLDVALLQKKVKDSEGETKKKLKDQLDSLIKNKDKHPYIIDLEEFKLKEKEFLQNLKNKKSKFVSGLKKGSPRKLKKLETDLFVHQEKLGFYREFKDLCYDAELAYGESKFCVEQLPEIIKDYKKNLKILQELQIDKKNMDPNESKRKNEELKRFKQEQKQCLKEEKKRLKERRKKGLISKKAELIGYQELKKKYKLNISMKTYEIPEKSNREEIKKAQFELKNGVKRQLNVLQADIADLRRKTPMETTKTKPVLAYLTFLIPGLGQILNKQIEKGLLFFLATFFIYFAAIPYALGYGNYQGDGIAGLITLAEGGPRIYQSLIFMIEGIIAILLVVISLALLFVSYKDVLKVEKEKITGIRPKNWYEVTTSISKNGFPYLVSIPSLIIIVFVVLVPLITTILISFTNMSPQAQTRFTWIGLDNYRMIAMGEGLAGSVFWLVLRWTLVWTIAATTLAILLGFVLALLVNNDRVRGKKFFRTIYLLPWAVPAFITIMFFSIMTSPNGILTEALESVLNIERIRIKSDPQLTRMFLIFLQGWLGSAYVFLLTTGVLQAIPSDLYEAADIDGASDWQKTKRITIPIVLFQTAPLLITQYVFNFNNFSIIKFFNGGGPYEPSVYGNLAGSSDILISYIYKLTMNNQQQAIGSAIVVVISFGLLLFGYVGLKNSKAFKEERL, from the coding sequence TTGGCAAATCATAAAGAATTTTTGTACGACGATATTGGCAATGAATATAAAAGGAAAAATTTATATTTGTTAGACGTAGCTTTATTACAGAAAAAAGTAAAAGATTCCGAAGGTGAAACTAAAAAGAAGTTGAAAGACCAATTAGATTCTCTAATTAAGAACAAGGATAAGCATCCCTACATTATAGATTTAGAAGAATTTAAGCTAAAAGAGAAAGAATTCCTCCAAAACTTAAAAAATAAAAAGAGTAAGTTTGTTAGCGGTCTAAAAAAGGGCAGTCCCCGAAAACTAAAAAAGCTGGAAACGGATTTATTTGTACACCAAGAGAAATTAGGGTTTTATCGGGAATTTAAAGATTTATGCTATGATGCTGAATTGGCTTATGGTGAAAGCAAGTTCTGTGTTGAGCAACTGCCTGAAATTATCAAAGATTATAAGAAAAATTTAAAGATTTTACAAGAACTTCAAATAGATAAAAAAAATATGGATCCAAATGAAAGTAAACGCAAAAATGAAGAGTTGAAAAGGTTTAAACAAGAGCAAAAACAATGCTTAAAAGAGGAAAAAAAACGACTTAAAGAGAGAAGAAAGAAAGGTCTAATATCGAAAAAGGCTGAACTAATAGGGTACCAGGAGTTAAAAAAGAAGTATAAACTAAATATAAGTATGAAGACTTATGAAATACCAGAAAAATCAAACAGGGAAGAAATCAAAAAGGCACAATTTGAGCTTAAAAATGGCGTTAAAAGACAACTTAATGTTCTACAAGCTGACATAGCAGATTTGCGAAGAAAAACGCCTATGGAAACCACAAAAACCAAGCCTGTTTTAGCCTACTTAACCTTTTTAATTCCGGGGTTGGGGCAGATTTTAAACAAGCAGATTGAAAAAGGGCTATTATTCTTTTTAGCAACTTTTTTCATTTACTTTGCAGCCATTCCCTATGCTTTAGGTTATGGGAATTATCAAGGTGATGGAATAGCTGGACTTATTACTCTTGCTGAAGGTGGACCAAGAATTTATCAATCTTTGATATTTATGATTGAGGGTATAATCGCTATCTTGTTAGTTGTTATTAGTTTAGCGTTGCTTTTTGTTTCCTATAAAGATGTGCTAAAGGTAGAAAAAGAGAAAATAACGGGCATACGTCCTAAAAATTGGTACGAGGTTACAACTAGTATTAGTAAAAATGGTTTCCCTTATTTAGTATCGATACCTTCATTGATTATTATAGTTTTTGTTGTGCTAGTACCGCTTATTACCACTATTTTAATTTCATTTACCAACATGAGCCCACAAGCCCAAACTAGGTTTACTTGGATAGGGTTAGATAACTATCGCATGATTGCTATGGGCGAAGGGTTAGCAGGGTCTGTTTTTTGGCTTGTTTTAAGATGGACTCTTGTATGGACAATAGCAGCTACAACCCTAGCAATTCTTCTCGGATTTGTTTTAGCCTTATTGGTGAACAATGACAGAGTAAGGGGCAAAAAATTCTTTAGAACAATATATTTGTTGCCTTGGGCAGTTCCTGCTTTTATAACAATAATGTTTTTTAGCATAATGACCTCTCCTAATGGGATATTAACTGAGGCGTTAGAAAGCGTTTTAAATATTGAACGCATTAGAATTAAATCCGATCCTCAATTGACAAGAATGTTTCTTATCTTTTTACAGGGATGGCTAGGCAGTGCTTATGTGTTTTTGCTTACTACTGGTGTTCTTCAGGCTATACCCAGTGATCTTTATGAAGCTGCTGATATTGACGGAGCGTCTGACTGGCAAAAAACTAAAAGAATTACAATCCCAATTGTGTTATTCCAAACAGCACCACTTCTCATAACTCAATATGTCTTTAACTTTAATAATTTCTCCATAATAAAGTTTTTTAATGGTGGCGGACCTTATGAACCATCGGTTTACGGAAACCTTGCGGGGAGTTCAGACATACTGATATCTTATATATATAAGTTAACTATGAATAATCAACAACAGGCAATAGGATCTGCAATAGTGGTGGTTATATCATTTGGATTGCTATTGTTTGGATATGTGGGGCTAAAAAATTCTAAGGCATTTAAAGAGGAGAGACTATAA
- a CDS encoding sugar ABC transporter substrate-binding protein: MKKSFSLLLIVLLALPLAACGGDGGEEVGVAEGLDATISVQVEEEWLDYYEGARERVLERNPDSEIEWIVTGSFDHLDVLDSTDATNTDVADVFAIPADRIYGLNTNNAIAPIDALTMAENVGGFGDYDAGLGGNFQIDGEYLAFPMNIETLINFGNKANAEAAGIDLDDTIEFTELEHEDMLVPAFDAWFGVALTNSADIELLGQDDSGNLYSDLTADFDELTQDQQEFFTALFDYWKSHNEAGTSMWDEDDAWGYMDNQFTSGGNTSIRLEGPWSTNNLSEQANDGEDLAIFPMNQVTINGNPLAHWQGGWGMVANARIEVEEEKMLLAQAFMEEIVNPDYAVEFFAETGKIMENVEASVFMDSDLSETDKEVIEAVISSYDEAPARPLFTEWGQVWDTWKNGLLSWDNVEPETAEEAYEQIKSSFEAMMASF, encoded by the coding sequence ATGAAAAAAAGTTTTAGCTTGTTACTTATTGTTCTTTTGGCTTTACCACTAGCTGCATGCGGTGGTGATGGTGGGGAAGAAGTAGGAGTTGCTGAAGGTCTAGATGCTACGATTTCTGTACAGGTTGAAGAGGAATGGCTTGATTATTACGAAGGTGCTAGAGAAAGAGTGCTAGAAAGAAATCCTGATTCTGAAATTGAATGGATTGTTACTGGATCTTTTGACCATTTAGATGTGTTGGATTCAACTGATGCAACGAACACTGATGTGGCCGATGTGTTTGCCATACCGGCTGACAGAATATATGGTCTAAATACAAACAATGCTATAGCACCTATTGATGCACTGACAATGGCAGAAAACGTAGGAGGATTTGGCGATTATGATGCTGGACTTGGTGGAAACTTCCAGATTGATGGCGAATATCTAGCTTTTCCTATGAACATTGAAACGCTAATAAATTTTGGTAATAAAGCTAATGCAGAGGCAGCAGGTATAGATTTGGATGATACCATTGAGTTTACAGAACTAGAACATGAAGATATGCTCGTTCCTGCTTTTGATGCATGGTTTGGAGTGGCGTTGACAAACTCCGCAGATATTGAACTATTAGGTCAAGATGACTCTGGCAACCTGTATTCTGACCTAACTGCAGATTTTGATGAACTTACTCAAGATCAACAAGAGTTTTTTACAGCTCTATTTGACTACTGGAAATCGCATAATGAAGCAGGTACTTCAATGTGGGATGAAGACGATGCATGGGGTTATATGGACAATCAATTCACATCTGGTGGAAACACCTCAATAAGATTGGAAGGTCCATGGTCAACAAATAACCTTTCTGAGCAAGCGAATGATGGTGAAGATTTAGCAATTTTCCCAATGAATCAAGTTACAATTAACGGTAACCCGTTAGCTCACTGGCAAGGTGGCTGGGGAATGGTTGCAAACGCTCGCATTGAAGTAGAGGAAGAGAAAATGTTACTAGCCCAAGCTTTCATGGAAGAGATTGTTAACCCAGATTATGCAGTTGAATTTTTCGCAGAAACTGGTAAAATTATGGAAAATGTAGAAGCTTCTGTTTTTATGGATTCAGATTTGTCTGAAACTGACAAAGAAGTTATTGAAGCTGTTATATCTTCTTATGACGAAGCACCTGCTCGTCCACTATTTACTGAGTGGGGGCAAGTGTGGGATACTTGGAAAAATGGTCTTTTATCATGGGATAATGTTGAACCTGAAACAGCAGAGGAAGCTTATGAACAAATAAAATCTTCATTTGAAGCGATGATGGCAAGCTTCTAG
- a CDS encoding sugar ABC transporter permease translates to MFSLLITLFLYVLIATIGISLVVFWISMMAEVIRTPKENFDKKNGKVLWFLIVFFGNLIGAFIYYLKGRKAANKSLYLSDRPPLTFFGFIKLVFTYMVLTTWAFIVLWPLYQMVISAFNGLQQSHIVMNYDFEFSLRHFEYLFNETLYLTWVKNTIFIAGATAIITVAVVSLTGYAYSRYRFKGRKPTLMGIMLVQTIPTFAGIVAFFTLHSIVSNVFPFFSRQMMLILIYSGGAIAGNTFVLKGYIDSISTELDDAARIDGCSDLQTYWLIIMPIARPMLTIIALWSFIGPFMDFLLPRVLLTSTESYTLAAGLFTLMSDHRTMNQPAFAAGGLLTAIPIVILFLALQNQLVSGLAKGSVKG, encoded by the coding sequence ATGTTTTCTTTATTGATCACTTTGTTTTTATATGTTTTAATAGCAACAATAGGAATTAGTTTAGTGGTCTTTTGGATATCAATGATGGCAGAAGTTATTAGAACTCCAAAAGAGAATTTTGATAAGAAAAATGGAAAAGTTCTGTGGTTTTTAATAGTTTTTTTTGGTAACTTAATTGGAGCCTTTATATATTATTTAAAGGGAAGAAAAGCGGCTAACAAATCACTATATCTTTCTGATAGACCGCCTCTGACTTTCTTCGGGTTTATAAAGTTAGTTTTTACCTATATGGTATTAACTACCTGGGCTTTTATAGTGTTATGGCCTCTTTATCAGATGGTTATTTCGGCATTTAATGGACTACAACAAAGTCATATTGTCATGAATTATGATTTTGAGTTTTCTCTTAGACATTTTGAGTATCTTTTTAATGAGACTTTATATTTAACATGGGTAAAAAACACAATTTTTATAGCTGGAGCAACTGCGATAATTACTGTGGCAGTAGTTTCGCTAACAGGTTATGCATATTCAAGGTATCGATTTAAAGGGAGAAAACCTACTTTAATGGGAATTATGCTTGTGCAAACAATACCCACCTTTGCGGGTATTGTGGCTTTCTTTACTTTACATTCTATAGTTTCAAATGTTTTTCCCTTCTTTAGCAGACAGATGATGTTGATATTAATATATTCAGGTGGGGCTATAGCCGGTAATACCTTTGTGTTAAAAGGCTATATCGATTCAATTTCCACTGAACTAGATGATGCTGCTAGAATCGACGGTTGTTCAGATTTACAAACGTATTGGTTGATAATAATGCCTATAGCACGACCTATGTTGACAATAATAGCACTTTGGTCATTTATAGGACCGTTTATGGATTTCTTGTTGCCGAGGGTGCTTTTAACAAGCACTGAATCTTATACGTTGGCAGCGGGTCTATTTACTTTAATGTCAGATCATAGAACTATGAATCAGCCTGCTTTTGCTGCAGGAGGCTTGCTGACTGCCATACCGATTGTTATTTTGTTTTTAGCTTTACAAAACCAGCTGGTTTCTGGCTTGGCAAAGGGCTCTGTAAAAGGTTAA
- a CDS encoding glycogen/starch/alpha-glucan phosphorylase: MGKQRILQNMEGYALSEFGKNLKDCTSKEKYIALSKSTMQELVPNWIKSNEKFEGKKQAYYLSAEFLMGRALTNNLINMKLKSEVEEILEEIDVNYNVIEEAEDDAGLGNGGLGRLAACFLDSGATLDLPLTGYGLRYEFGIFKQTFEDGFQKEQGDNWLEHGDPWSIRRDDEAVIVSFSNGDVLAVPYDTPIIGYGQNTINTLRLWKSEALNNFDFEEFNNQNYHQSVKEKNDAETISKVLYPNDSNDEGKKLRLKQQYFFVSASLQDLIRKHKEKYSSFDNFSELHSIQLNDTHPAVAIPELMRILTINENLSWDKAWGIVVESFAYTNHTLLAEALEQWPVHLYQSLLPTIYDIIVKIDTQLKKELNAKGIKDEELADYEIISGDCIKMAWMSIYGTSSTNGVAQLHTNLLIESELTKWYKLFPERFNNKTNGITQRRWLLQSNPELSNYITKHLGNDDWITNLTELKKLEKLGDDKGVLEDFVNIKQSKKNQLADYIEEHEGIKIDRNSIFDIQIKRLHEYKRQLLKAFYILDLYYRLKEEPGFDIHPRTFIFGAKAAPGYFRAKGIIKYINEIAKLINNDKDINGKIKVVFVENYRVSYAEKLFPAADVSEQISTAGKEASGTGNMKFMLNGAPTIGTYDGANVEIVAEAGEKNNFIFGLRVEDIEKIKDSYNPKEEYEKVKGLKRVVDTLIDGTFTDGDTGMFAELHDSIFKGASWHRPDQYFLMKDFDSYRQAQQKVNEAYQDRLAWAKKCWINMANAGKFSSDRTIKQYADEIWKISKS; this comes from the coding sequence ATGGGGAAACAACGAATTTTACAGAACATGGAAGGTTATGCACTATCGGAATTTGGGAAGAATTTAAAAGATTGCACAAGTAAAGAAAAGTACATTGCTTTATCTAAATCTACAATGCAGGAGCTTGTACCTAACTGGATCAAATCCAATGAAAAATTTGAAGGTAAAAAACAGGCTTACTATTTATCGGCAGAGTTTCTTATGGGACGTGCTTTGACAAACAATTTGATAAATATGAAGTTGAAATCTGAAGTTGAGGAAATATTAGAAGAGATTGATGTGAATTATAATGTAATTGAAGAAGCAGAAGATGACGCAGGGCTTGGGAATGGAGGGCTAGGGAGGCTAGCTGCATGCTTTTTAGACTCCGGAGCCACTTTAGATTTACCGTTAACTGGTTATGGACTCAGATATGAGTTTGGAATCTTTAAACAAACCTTTGAAGATGGGTTTCAAAAAGAACAGGGTGATAATTGGTTAGAACATGGCGATCCTTGGTCAATCAGACGGGATGATGAAGCGGTAATAGTAAGCTTTTCCAACGGGGATGTTTTAGCAGTGCCATATGACACCCCAATTATCGGATATGGACAAAACACCATAAACACTCTAAGACTTTGGAAATCAGAAGCTTTGAACAACTTTGATTTTGAAGAGTTTAACAATCAGAACTATCATCAATCAGTAAAAGAAAAAAATGATGCTGAAACAATATCCAAAGTACTTTACCCAAATGACTCAAATGATGAAGGCAAAAAACTAAGGTTGAAACAACAGTACTTTTTTGTATCTGCTTCTTTACAGGATTTAATTAGAAAACATAAAGAAAAATATTCATCTTTTGATAACTTCTCGGAACTACACAGCATACAACTAAATGATACTCATCCTGCAGTGGCCATTCCAGAATTAATGAGGATATTAACAATAAATGAAAATTTAAGTTGGGATAAAGCATGGGGTATAGTGGTTGAATCTTTTGCATATACGAACCATACCTTATTGGCTGAAGCCTTAGAGCAATGGCCTGTACACTTATACCAGAGCTTACTTCCTACCATCTATGATATAATTGTTAAAATTGATACCCAACTAAAAAAAGAATTGAATGCAAAAGGTATAAAAGACGAAGAGCTTGCTGATTACGAAATAATTAGTGGAGATTGTATCAAGATGGCTTGGATGTCAATTTATGGTACAAGCTCAACTAACGGTGTTGCACAACTGCACACAAACTTGTTAATAGAATCAGAGTTGACTAAATGGTATAAACTGTTTCCAGAGAGATTTAACAATAAAACAAACGGGATTACACAGCGTCGTTGGTTGCTGCAGTCAAATCCTGAACTTTCAAACTATATTACAAAGCATTTAGGCAACGATGACTGGATTACTAATTTAACAGAGCTTAAAAAGTTGGAGAAGCTTGGTGACGATAAAGGGGTTTTAGAAGACTTTGTAAACATTAAACAAAGCAAGAAAAATCAGCTTGCTGACTATATAGAAGAGCATGAGGGTATAAAAATTGATCGAAACTCCATTTTTGATATTCAAATCAAACGCTTGCATGAGTACAAAAGACAGTTGTTAAAAGCATTTTATATTCTAGACCTTTATTATCGATTAAAGGAAGAGCCTGGGTTTGATATTCACCCCAGAACATTTATTTTTGGAGCTAAAGCTGCACCTGGCTATTTTAGAGCCAAAGGTATAATTAAATATATTAACGAAATAGCAAAACTTATCAACAACGATAAAGATATAAACGGCAAAATTAAAGTTGTTTTTGTTGAAAACTATAGAGTATCATATGCTGAAAAATTATTTCCAGCTGCAGATGTGTCTGAACAGATTTCCACTGCTGGAAAAGAGGCTTCAGGAACTGGTAACATGAAATTTATGCTTAACGGTGCTCCAACTATTGGAACTTACGATGGGGCAAATGTGGAGATTGTAGCAGAAGCAGGAGAAAAAAATAACTTTATCTTTGGACTAAGGGTAGAAGACATCGAGAAAATTAAAGATTCCTATAATCCAAAAGAGGAATACGAAAAGGTAAAAGGTCTTAAAAGAGTTGTTGATACCTTAATTGACGGAACTTTTACAGATGGTGATACAGGGATGTTTGCTGAACTTCATGATTCTATATTTAAAGGGGCTTCTTGGCATAGACCTGATCAGTACTTTTTAATGAAAGATTTTGATAGTTATAGACAAGCGCAACAAAAAGTTAATGAGGCATACCAGGATAGGCTGGCTTGGGCAAAAAAATGCTGGATAAACATGGCCAATGCCGGTAAGTTTAGTTCCGATAGAACAATAAAGCAATATGCTGATGAAATCTGGAAAATAAGCAAAAGTTAA